ATCGACATGTACTTCGCTTGTTCGGGTAAGAATACAGAACAATCTTCTTTCTGGAACAGTTCCAGTTGGTCTTGGTAAGCTTGGGAGGCTTCAGAGGTTAGAATTGGCTAACAACACTCTCACTGGTGGAATCCCTGATGACATAGCTTCTTCCACATCACTTTCCTTCATTGATCTCTCAAGAAACAAGCTCCATTCTTCTCTTCCTTCCACCATTCTTTCCATTCCAAATCTTCAGGCTTTCATGGTCTCTAACAACAACTTGGAAGGTGAGATTCCAGACCAATTCCAGGACTGCCCCTCGCTTACAGTTCTAGACCTCTCATCAAATCAATTCTCTGGAGGCATTCCAGCAAGCATAGCTTCTTGCCAGAAATTGGTAAATTTGAACCTAAGAAGCAACCAGTTAACAGGTGAAATCCCAAAAGCAATATCTAACATGCCTACATTGGCCATTCTTGATCTTTCAAGCAACTCGCTAGGCGGCCAAATACCAGAAAGTTTCGGTGTTTCGCCAGCTCTGGAATCCTTCAATGTGTCATACAATAAGCTTGAAGGGTCAGTCCCAGCAAATGGGATCCTAAGAAGCATAAACCCAAATGATCTGGTGGGGAATGCTGGCTTATGTGGTGGTGTCCTGCCTCCTTGTGGCCTAAACTTGTCATTTACATCTAAGCATGGAAGCTCACACACAAGGCGCATTATTACTGGATGGATCATTGGGATATCGTCAATCTTAGTCATTGGGATTGCGATTCTGGTAGCGAGATCTTTATACACCAGGTGGTACACCAATGGCTCCTGCCTTGGTGAAAGATTTTATAAAGGTAGCAAAGGGTGGCCTTGGAGATTGATGGCATTTCAGAGGCTTGGCTTCACAAGTTCAGACATTCTAGCTTGCATCAAGGAAACGAATGTGATCGGAATGGGAGCCACCGGGATTGTTTACAAGGCTGAGATACCACAATCAAGTACAGTTGTGGCAGTGAAGAAATTGTGGAGAGCAGGATCTGATATTGAAGTAGGAAGCAACAGCAATGACCTTGTTGGAGAGGTTAAtctcttagggaggttaaggcATAGGAACATCGTTAGGTTATTAGGATTTCTTCATAACGACACGGATTTGATGATAGTTTATGAATACATGCACAATGGCAACCTGGGAGATGCCTTGCATGGTAAGCAAGCAGCAAGATTACTTGTAGATTGGGTTTCGCGCTATAACATCGCTCTTGGAGTTGCTCAAGGACTTGCTTATCTTCATCATGATTGCCATCCACCAGTTATCCATCGCGACATCAAATCAAACAACATATTGCTTGATGCAGATCTTGAAGCAAGGATAGCAGATTTCGGATTGGCCAAGATGATGATCCGGAAGAATGAGACTGTTTCCATGGTTGCCGGATCCTACGGCTACATAGCCCCAGGTGAGTGTTACTAATTGCCACTTCATACTATTTGACAGTTACATTTCAGTTAGCAGCATTTATAACATTTTCCATTCTATGGCAGAATATGGATATGCCTTGAAGGTGGATGAGAAGATTGATGTTTATAGCTATGGAGTAGTTCTGCTGGAGCTGCTGACGGGTAAGCGGCCGACAGATGAGGAGTTCGGAGAGAGTGTAGACATTGTAGAGTGGATTAGAAGAAAGTTGAGAGACAACAAGAATCTAGAAGCAGCATTAGACCCAAACGTAGTAGGAAACAGTAGGCATGTGTTAGAGGAGATGCTGTTAGTTCTAAGAATAGCACTTCTTTGCACTGCAAAGCTTCCAAGGGAGAGACCAACCATGAGGGATGTGATAATgatgcttgaagaagcaaaaccAAGGAGAAAGAgtagcagcaacaacaacaacaacaacaatgaaacaaCTTGTTCAATTAACAGCAGCAATAAAGAGGTTCCAGTTTTTAGTCCATCACCAGTTATTGGCCTTGTGTAGGAAGGAACCAACAACAACTCAGTTTTTAGAGATATAACTTTGTAATCAGAGATTCAATATTTCGTTTTAGAGGGTACACCACATCtaaaatggatttttttttttgcaaataaattttatttgtatccTAAATGTTGTCATATTTATTTCTGCTGTCTGCAGATTCCAGTTACATATTCACTAACCCCTAGACTCTCCATAGTAGTTATTATGACTTAATAACTTCTGAATTAAAATATAGTAGTATAGTATACTATTAAATTATCCCTTTTGAGGGTCCAGTTATGCTagtttcaaaatcaaagtaaacTGCATAAAAGTGGGTGCATAAACAAGTAAGCAGAAGGGGGGCAGATTGTCAAAATTAATGGTATCTGGCAAGCATTCATTCCAAAAAGCTACAAGGTTGCTTGTGCTTGAATACTTGATGTTCTTGACCAAAAGATTGATTCTAAACAAATCTTGACACGTATTAAccgtttaaaaaaaaaaaacacaaaaggcTGACCTCGTGAGTACACACTACACATACACAGACAACGTCTTTTAAAACGATATATATAAAACTTCTGAAGAAACATGGGCAGCAGCTTCGctaaagtaattaattttaagagagagagaggggtggGGAGAATCACTCCTTGTCATTCTTATGCATTATAATCAAGGATACATTATGCtatgtgtacactaaaatcaaatactaaaatcagctactaaTACAAAATActtattagaatataaatatatattttaaaaaaattaaaccacacatgtatttatacacaaatatattgatagctgattttgatatacgaataatatttttatataggaACTATTGATAAATTTTGACTttctaaatatatataacaaaaataatttatcatttctataataaaaattttatacatcGACAATtctaattataaaagaaataaactaacCGGATATCAAAGAATGAATTTATCTGACAAAACTACCC
This portion of the Arachis duranensis cultivar V14167 chromosome 6, aradu.V14167.gnm2.J7QH, whole genome shotgun sequence genome encodes:
- the LOC107491715 gene encoding MDIS1-interacting receptor like kinase 1-like, with the protein product MKKNKMKMRSKLLVIIFLCYNIGRFAANDEVSALISIKAGLFDPLNALHDWKPEKTAGEDSAHCTWTGVWCNSDGAVEKLDLSHKNLSGDISSDILRLKSLSSLNLCCNGFSSPLPKYIANLTTLKSLDVSQNLFGGEFPFGLGRAWRLMNLNASSNEFTGLLPGDLGNASSLEMLDLRGSFFEGTIPESFSNLHKLKFLGLSGNNLTGKIPGELGQLSSMEFMILGYNEFQGGIPSEFGNLTSLKYLDLAVANLSGEIPKSFGNLKSLNTMFLYNNDFEGSIPPEIGNMSSLQLLDLSDNMLSGKIPPEISQLRNLQLLNFMGNKLFGAVPSGLGQLPKLQVLELWNNSLSGALPGNLGKNSPLQWLDVSSNSLSGEIPETLCSQGNLTKLILFNNAFSGRIPVSLSTCTSLVRVRIQNNLLSGTVPVGLGKLGRLQRLELANNTLTGGIPDDIASSTSLSFIDLSRNKLHSSLPSTILSIPNLQAFMVSNNNLEGEIPDQFQDCPSLTVLDLSSNQFSGGIPASIASCQKLVNLNLRSNQLTGEIPKAISNMPTLAILDLSSNSLGGQIPESFGVSPALESFNVSYNKLEGSVPANGILRSINPNDLVGNAGLCGGVLPPCGLNLSFTSKHGSSHTRRIITGWIIGISSILVIGIAILVARSLYTRWYTNGSCLGERFYKGSKGWPWRLMAFQRLGFTSSDILACIKETNVIGMGATGIVYKAEIPQSSTVVAVKKLWRAGSDIEVGSNSNDLVGEVNLLGRLRHRNIVRLLGFLHNDTDLMIVYEYMHNGNLGDALHGKQAARLLVDWVSRYNIALGVAQGLAYLHHDCHPPVIHRDIKSNNILLDADLEARIADFGLAKMMIRKNETVSMVAGSYGYIAPEYGYALKVDEKIDVYSYGVVLLELLTGKRPTDEEFGESVDIVEWIRRKLRDNKNLEAALDPNVVGNSRHVLEEMLLVLRIALLCTAKLPRERPTMRDVIMMLEEAKPRRKSSSNNNNNNNETTCSINSSNKEVPVFSPSPVIGLV